The genomic stretch aatataataaattgtataagattattcatagctactgaatatgtgcttgcacgaaaaatgaattgaaataatttattgtaaacgtgacaagtttgtaatatttcagatgaaatataattacaattgccatgaaatattataaaagtgttttactcacccagcacaaatcctcgtcctcctcgtcctccttctcgtccacttccgaccaccttcaaccacctcaggttataccttgaatagtaataaatattttcagtataagaacacatcgaaaatattgtgtaaggattaatgtaattgagtaattgattaaataattaattaataatataataaattgtataagattattcatagctactgaatatgtgcttgcacgaaaaatgaattgaaataatttattgtaaacgtgacaagtttgtaatatttcaaataaaatataattacaattgccatgaaatattataaaagtgttttactcaccgagcaaaaatcctcgtccccctcctcctgaatcaccgagattacccgcaaccaccccttactacctccaacgaaaaccgccaaccacctcgagttatacctctaatactaataaatattttcagcgtgagaacaaatcaaaaataatgtgtaaggtttgatataatttttttatcgacatattttaccaaaaagattatgagaagattataaagttatagaaatttcgtttgcggactgacagctactgaatatgggcttgcgcaaaaaacgaattgaaataatttattgtaaacatgaaccaggaaccacggagcgcttatcctggaagtcgagaaatttcattagcggactgacagctactgaatatgggcttgcgcgaaaaacgaattcaaataatttattgtaaacatgaaccaggaaccacggagcgcttatcctggaagtcgagaaattttattagcgtactgacagctactgaatttcggcttgcgcgaaaaacgaattgaaataattcattgtaaacatgaaccaggaaccacggagcgcttatcctggaagtcgagaaattttattagcgtactgacagctactgaatttcggcttgcgcgaaaaacgaattgaaataatttattgtaaacatgaaccaggaaccacggagcgcttatcctggaagtcgagaaattttattagcgtactgacagctactgaatatgggcttgcgcgaaaaacgaattgaaataatttattgtaaacatgaaccaggaaccacggagcgcttatcctggaagtcgagaaattttattagcggactgacagctactgaatttggggttgcgcgaaaaacgaattgaaataatttattgtaaacatgaaccaggaaccacggagcgcttatcctggaagtcgagaaatttcattagcggactgacagctactgaatatgggcttgcgcgaaaaacgaattcaaataatttattgtaaacatgaaccaggaaccacggagcgcttatcctggaagtcgagaaattttattagcgtactgacagctactgaatttcggcttgcgcgaaaaacgaattgaaataattcattgtaaacatgaaccaggaaccacggagcgcttatcctggaagtcgagaaattttattagcgtactgacagctactgaatttcggcttgcgcgaaaaacgaattgaaataatttattgtaaacatgaaccaggaaccacggagcgcttatcctggaagtcgagaaattttattagcggactgacagctactgaatttggggttgcgcgaaaaacgaattgaaataatttattgtaaacatgaaccaggaaccacggagcgcttatcctggaagtcgagaaattttattagcggactgacagctactgaatatgggcttgcgcgaaaaacgaattgaaataatttattgtaaacatgaaccaggaaccacggagcgcttatcctggaagtcgagaaattttattagcggactgacagctactgaatttggggttgcgcgaaaaacgaattgaaatcatttattgtaaacatgaaccaggaaccacggagcgcttatcctggaagtcgagaaattttattagcgtactgacagctactgaatttcggcttgcgcgaaaaacgaattggaataatttattgtaaacatgaaccaggaaccacggagcgcttatcctggaagtcgagtttcaccgcgtagcgaacccgaagcgcgggatccgggaggttgagaacccggtactcgaaatacgtagcggacccgaagcgcgggatgcgggaggttgagaacccggtactcgaaatttgcggagcgcgactctcatccgtccactctactgcgcggttgtttcccgactgaggaattcggctagctgattttgaattggtgacgtcactttctgaacacccgacatccaaactatggtttcgaactttgatactatgtatgatgatgtatgatgtacgatgtatgatgtatgatgtataaggtatgatgatatgatatgatgtataatgattttagctttcacatttcatacaagaaatacacacttcatctctcctgccgattccagactcaagcggccaggcccttcgatggtcagccgttaactgaagatatattcttcagtgaacgggtcggctaataacgctgccgttctgcgacagttggatgatgaaaaatttcgctcgtatctttcaaatgtgtgttaaaatacactcgaagtgttaagaagcgtcgttcttcctctccctatcacctttctaggtctttaaatcactacgcagcgttaaatactgtttcatatacgaagcatccatttcatctcgttcaaaattagcgcatccgtgatgtattacagttactctgaaatttttaccatccaaatacttttcgaaaaaaaattctgctcctccacccaacgcagatacttcactgGCGACTAGttaaaacagcgtttcgattctatgccgacgaaaattgaagatcgagagagcaaatgaaaagttgtggGAATaactatgaataataatgttaCTGAATATATCGAGCGCGTATTGAATAGTATCtcatttaaaaatgaaaattctccTATTTTCATGTTATAGCCGATCATCatagataatctagtttgtctcctggaaaattataaaatttatagtatgcatcaTCTCACGGGGATGATCGAGTTGATCGTCATTTCCAAGTCGCACTAGACAAGTAGTCTTACCTACTCACTTCGTACCGACTCAATCTCAATCTTTCATACTCTCACTACTTCGGCTGCTACGAATGTAAGTGCGAGCTCGTGAGGTAGAGTCGATAGAGCAGAACCCTCTTACGCTCCCAGGTCCACCTGGGCCCACCTGCCCGCCGAAAAATTGTCACAAAAATTCATCTAGGGGCATCAGTCTTTAtgttcttcagtcaacgaGCGATATGATAAGTTCCGCGAGTCCCGTGTAGTTACTACCTACTGCCCCTCCAGGGAATGATGACATCGACGAGTGTCAgatcaatgaaaattatacaaacagTTCTGACTTCTGTTTTAAACACTTGTGTAAAACTGGAAAGTTATTGTCTGAACCATGCCAGAGTTATTTTACTATTAATTCTTCCTGATTTTACTTTTGAGGCTGATAGTTTCCCGCAAGATTCAATGTGAAACcacaaaaaattagaaatactGTAGCCTCGGAATAGTTGAGATAATCGCTTTCAAATTCTACACAGgtgtttaaaataaaagtgagaacagtttgtataattttcattaaccTGGTACGATTTCGACCTACACGCCTGTACATTCCTAAAGGAATGTGTCAAACCGGAAGTCATCTGGTCAAAGGGAGTGACATGGGTAAGATCACTATCTAGACTCCAGAGTTTGCGCAGTCAGTGCGGGTCGAATATCTTTGTTCACTTTAATTTCGTGGTTCGCGGTATTTCAACGCGCGTGTCTGACTGTTGTCAATAGTGTTGTCAGTGACGTATGGTGACAAAACTGGACTAACAAAACTCGGTGTTCGCTGTCACATGAGCTAGGTGCATTAGAGCGAAATTTTGAATCTATTCATCAATTCCGTCCGAGGTTAGAGTTCGAACCGGCGTTGTTATTCGTGAATAAATTACGCGTAGAATATTCTAATCGAAATGATTAGTGCGGCCTGAATCTGATGAAACGGAGCTCGACACCAAAGATCCAAAACCTGGCAGTAGACGGGTGTTCTCCGAAAATGCTACGGACGGTCCACGGCCTTGCTAATCATCATTAAATCAATCGATCAAGGTCAGTGACTGATCGATTGACCGGCTGATTTGCGCCCGCGGAGATCAAACTGGTGCAAAATGTCGTCGGAAAGCTCGCCCGAGGAGACATCGAACGCCATGACGAGGCTTAACATCCGCTCGGACAGCGAAGAGGCCGAGGAACAACAATCCGCCGATGGTGGGGCAGAGCCGGCGGTTGAGTCGCCTCAGAACATGCAATCGTCCGGAGGCATCGCCTACTCGCGGACGCGCCGGGCCCTCGCGAGGATTGTTTGCGAAGAGGACCAGCCGTCTACTTCAGTCTCAATCCCTCAGGTCAGGTGCTCAGAGCCTTCGACCTCCGCCGGTCCCTCTGACAGGTCAGTTCCTCGACGAAGGTACGTCTCCCCCGTTCTTTTCTACTCGGTATCGCTATTCGCATCTGATCGTTGGCCAATTTTCACCTTCAACGCTTAACGACGAGGGTCCTGCATCGATTGCAAGGAATTCCAAATGTGAAAAGTGTTGTCGCTTGACGTGGCCGAGTGTCTGAGAATCGTTATGAActgtttgttttgtttttgatttgtCATTTCTGCAGCAGACCACCCAGCAATTCTGTGAATTCATTCCACCTTGAAGCTCGACCACAAGGCAGTGTTGTATTGGAATCAGCTTCTCTTCATCGACCTCCTGTGACTACTTACAACTGGCAGGGAACAAAAACCACAATGCGCGAgcgattttctttcttgtttaaCAATGAGATATTATCGGATGTGTCTTTCCTGGTTGGCCGGGGGGCTCAGCAGCAACGAATTCCTGCACACAAGCTGGTATTAGCTGCAGGCAGTGCCGTCTTCGATGCAATGTTCAACGGTACCTTGGCCACTTCTGCATCTGAGATAGAAGTACCAGATATTGAACCAGCTGCATTTTTGGCTGTTCTGCTCTTCCTATACACTGATGAAATACAAATTGATCCGGAGACTGTTATGACGACCCTCTACACTGCTAAGAAATACGCCGTCTCACCGCTAGAGAAACACTGTGTTGATTTTCTCAGGAATAATCTAACCAGTGATAATGCCTTCCTTTTACTCACGCAGGCTCGGTTATTCGACGAACCTCAGCTTGCTGCAGTATGCCTCGACACTATCGACAAGTTTACCACAGATGCTTTCAATGCGGATGGATTCACTGATGTCGATATTGATACACTCATGGTTGTGCTAGAAAGAGACACCCTTCGCATCAGGGAATCCAAGATTTTTCATGCCGTTGTTAGGTGAGTATCATTTCTGTGTACTGTAAAAGTTGTATTCAATCAGCTGGCAATGCTGTGAAtagttatcaaaaaattatatcagaAACTTTGATAAATTCGCTTTATCTTGAGTAAGAACCCTAACACTTTAAAAACAGCTCACAGTTAAGTGTGAGAACTACATAGTTTAAAAGTTGAGATTGTGGTTTCTGAGTTCTACATTATATGgaacaaagaatttttcatcctttgtACACTTGTTTTTAGTGTACATATTCAAAGAAATGACTTTTCAAATATGTGACCAAAactattatttcaattttcactacTATCAATCCTTATGTTCAATGCATATCCACATACTGTGTAAAAAAACAGGATAAAACATGGCAacttatgaaaattaatttacatataGTTGAGTGTGCTCTTATTTTACACTATTCCAACATTATAGTAGAACAATCGAATTTCTGGGGTTAGTTCATCTGCCCTAAAAGAAATCTTGGCTTAATATCTAACATCTGTGTCGTTTGCAGGTGGTCAGAGGCAGAGTGTGCTCGGCAGCAGCTTCCAATCACACCAGAGAATCAACGCTCTGTTTTGGGCAGAGCGCTGTCATTAGTTCGATTTCCTTTGATGTCAGTGGAGGAGTTTGCCGGTGGTCCTGCACAGTCCGGTCTTCTCACCGATCGAGAGGTGAGGAACATACTGTGCTTAACATAATTAATGATagatacttttattcattattcCTTACCCATGCAATATCATGTTCCACAGGTAGTTTCggtatttttatactttactGTTAATCCCAAACCTTCGGTTGGATTTGAGGCCATGCCTCGTTGCTGCATGATGGGAAAGGAGCAGACGGTATGCAGATTTCAACAAACTGAGAAAAGATGGGGATACAGTGGGACCAGCGACAGAGTCAGGTGCTATTATCGATTCTTATTTGGTATTTTGAAATCTCCGCTGTgttaaattatcaaaattatcGACACTACTGCAATGTTgcaacgaattttttcatacccaGTAATCAGGGAAGAGTAGCGGAACTTTTAATCTGTGAAAGTGAAATATTTACCAACTCGTCAAAGAATGTCGCCTCAGTTCCACAAAACTTATTCGTATCCTGTTCTGATGCGTAAGAATAAAGTCCGGCGTCGTGCGAGCTCTGACTCActgatataaataattcttttgcAGTCGAGTACGAATGtaatataagtatgtatatgtatacacacatttCTTCTCTTCATTTTATCATTATATTGTATGTAAATCACGGAAAAATTCTACTGTAACCGTGTGAAAGTAGTGATAATTTGTGACAAACCTGAAAATGGCacgtttttttctcagattcaGCGTTGATAGGCGAATATTCCTAGTCGGTTATGGAGTCTACGGAAGTATTCACGGGCCTGCAGAATACGATGTTAAGATTGAACTGATACACACAGCTTCAAC from Neodiprion virginianus isolate iyNeoVirg1 chromosome 3, iyNeoVirg1.1, whole genome shotgun sequence encodes the following:
- the LOC124300388 gene encoding BTB/POZ domain-containing protein 1-like isoform X2 — its product is MSSESSPEETSNAMTRLNIRSDSEEAEEQQSADGGAEPAVESPQNMQSSGGIAYSRTRRALARIVCEEDQPSTSVSIPQVRCSEPSTSAGPSDRSVPRRRPPSNSVNSFHLEARPQGSVVLESASLHRPPVTTYNWQGTKTTMRERFSFLFNNEILSDVSFLVGRGAQQQRIPAHKLVLAAGSAVFDAMFNGTLATSASEIEVPDIEPAAFLAVLLFLYTDEIQIDPETVMTTLYTAKKYAVSPLEKHCVDFLRNNLTSDNAFLLLTQARLFDEPQLAAVCLDTIDKFTTDAFNADGFTDVDIDTLMVVLERDTLRIRESKIFHAVVRWSEAECARQQLPITPENQRSVLGRALSLVRFPLMSVEEFAGGPAQSGLLTDREVVSVFLYFTVNPKPSVGFEAMPRCCMMGKEQTVCRFQQTEKRWGYSGTSDRVRFSVDRRIFLVGYGVYGSIHGPAEYDVKIELIHTASTKVIATNHTSFSCDGSRYTYRLMFKEPAEILPNTIYTASAMFKGPDSHYGCKGLRKVDVDCGNGDGKVRFQFSYAAGNNNGTSVEDGQIPELIFYT
- the LOC124300388 gene encoding BTB/POZ domain-containing protein 1-like isoform X1, which translates into the protein MSSESSPEETSNAMTRLNIRSDSEEAEEQQSADGGAEPAVESPQNMQSSGGIAYSRTRRALARIVCEEDQPSTSVSIPQVRCSEPSTSAGPSDRSVPRRSRPPSNSVNSFHLEARPQGSVVLESASLHRPPVTTYNWQGTKTTMRERFSFLFNNEILSDVSFLVGRGAQQQRIPAHKLVLAAGSAVFDAMFNGTLATSASEIEVPDIEPAAFLAVLLFLYTDEIQIDPETVMTTLYTAKKYAVSPLEKHCVDFLRNNLTSDNAFLLLTQARLFDEPQLAAVCLDTIDKFTTDAFNADGFTDVDIDTLMVVLERDTLRIRESKIFHAVVRWSEAECARQQLPITPENQRSVLGRALSLVRFPLMSVEEFAGGPAQSGLLTDREVVSVFLYFTVNPKPSVGFEAMPRCCMMGKEQTVCRFQQTEKRWGYSGTSDRVRFSVDRRIFLVGYGVYGSIHGPAEYDVKIELIHTASTKVIATNHTSFSCDGSRYTYRLMFKEPAEILPNTIYTASAMFKGPDSHYGCKGLRKVDVDCGNGDGKVRFQFSYAAGNNNGTSVEDGQIPELIFYT
- the LOC124300388 gene encoding BTB/POZ domain-containing protein 1-like isoform X3, whose amino-acid sequence is MSSESSPEETSNAMTRLNIRSDSEEAEEQQSADGGAEPAVESPQNMQSSGGIAYSRTRRALARIVCEEDQPSTSVSIPQVRCSEPSTSAGPSDSRPPSNSVNSFHLEARPQGSVVLESASLHRPPVTTYNWQGTKTTMRERFSFLFNNEILSDVSFLVGRGAQQQRIPAHKLVLAAGSAVFDAMFNGTLATSASEIEVPDIEPAAFLAVLLFLYTDEIQIDPETVMTTLYTAKKYAVSPLEKHCVDFLRNNLTSDNAFLLLTQARLFDEPQLAAVCLDTIDKFTTDAFNADGFTDVDIDTLMVVLERDTLRIRESKIFHAVVRWSEAECARQQLPITPENQRSVLGRALSLVRFPLMSVEEFAGGPAQSGLLTDREVVSVFLYFTVNPKPSVGFEAMPRCCMMGKEQTVCRFQQTEKRWGYSGTSDRVRFSVDRRIFLVGYGVYGSIHGPAEYDVKIELIHTASTKVIATNHTSFSCDGSRYTYRLMFKEPAEILPNTIYTASAMFKGPDSHYGCKGLRKVDVDCGNGDGKVRFQFSYAAGNNNGTSVEDGQIPELIFYT
- the LOC124300388 gene encoding BTB/POZ domain-containing protein 1-like isoform X4 — its product is MSSESSPEETSNAMTRLNIRSDSEEAEEQQSADGGAEPAVESPQNMQSSGGIAYSRTRRALARIVCEEDQPSTSVSIPQVRCSEPSTSAGPSDRPPSNSVNSFHLEARPQGSVVLESASLHRPPVTTYNWQGTKTTMRERFSFLFNNEILSDVSFLVGRGAQQQRIPAHKLVLAAGSAVFDAMFNGTLATSASEIEVPDIEPAAFLAVLLFLYTDEIQIDPETVMTTLYTAKKYAVSPLEKHCVDFLRNNLTSDNAFLLLTQARLFDEPQLAAVCLDTIDKFTTDAFNADGFTDVDIDTLMVVLERDTLRIRESKIFHAVVRWSEAECARQQLPITPENQRSVLGRALSLVRFPLMSVEEFAGGPAQSGLLTDREVVSVFLYFTVNPKPSVGFEAMPRCCMMGKEQTVCRFQQTEKRWGYSGTSDRVRFSVDRRIFLVGYGVYGSIHGPAEYDVKIELIHTASTKVIATNHTSFSCDGSRYTYRLMFKEPAEILPNTIYTASAMFKGPDSHYGCKGLRKVDVDCGNGDGKVRFQFSYAAGNNNGTSVEDGQIPELIFYT